DNA sequence from the Caulobacter segnis genome:
CCGTCCTGGCCCAGCAGGCCTTCGACGCCCTGCCCGACGGCTTTCGCAAGCTGTCCGGCGACGTGGTGATCCGGGTCGACGACTTTCCGTCCGAGGACGTGCTGGACTCGCTCGGCATCGAGGACGCCTTCGAGCTGACCGGCCTCTACCAGGGCGTGGACCTGGGCCGCCGCTCGGTGCTGGACTACGGGACCGAGCCGTCGCGGGTGTTCCTGTACCGCCGCCCGATCCTGGACGAGTGGGCCGAGCGCGGCGACGTCTCGCTCGGCGACCTGATCACCCACGTGCTGGTCCACGAGATCGGCCACCATTTCGGCCTGTCGGACGACGACATCCACCGCATCGAGGACGAGGAATGAGCCAGCCCGACACCCCGCTCTTCGACACCGAGGCCTGGCGCGAGCGCATGGACGAGCGCTGGTTCGACACCGGCGTGGCCATGGCCGAGAAGGGCGACGTCGACCTCGTCTCGATCGAGGACGAGAAGGTCACCGCCCACGTCATCGGCAGCGTCGGCGACCTCTATGTCGTGCAGCTGTGGGCGCCCGCCGGCGAAGGGACCTGCACCTGCCCCGGCTTCGAGAAGTTCGGCGCCTGCAAGCACCAGGCGGCCGTGGTCACCGCCGCCAACGCGGCCGACCTTTCCAAGGTTCGCGACCGCATGGCCCAGCTCCGCGACGGTCTCGCCCTCGACAGCAAGGACGCCCTGATCGAGCGCCTGGCCGAACTTGCGCGGTTGCAGCCGGCCGTGCTGGCGGCGCTGGAAGGCCGCTAGAGGAAGTCGTCGACGGCCGCCCGTCGCTTGGCCTTCGGCTTGGGCCGCTCCCACATCACGCCGGGATAGCCCTTCAGCGGGACCAGCTTGCCGCCGCCGTAGGCCCAATCCGGCGCCTGGTCGAGGGCCGTGTGATAGCGCGGCTCGCGGCCCGTGCGCGTGTCGAAGAGCGCCCGGGGCAGGTTGACCATGGTCGGGGCGCGCTTGCGCTCCATGAAGAGCGGCGTCCCGCAGCGCCCGCAGAACCCCCGGGTCGTCCCCTCGTGTTCGTGGCGAGTCACCAGGTCCTCGCCCTCCAGCCAGTGGAAGCGGCTGCGATAGCTTCCGACATAGGTGACATAGGCGCAGCCCTGGGCGCGGCGGCTGGCGGCCGAATGGTCGTGGAACGCCCACCGCGCCGGGACGCCGATGGCCAGGCGGACAGCGCCGCACGCGCAGGCGCCTTCGGCTTCCTCGGCGGGTGGCTTGAGGGTCTTGGGCATGGGCGGCTCCGGAACGCGTGCGTCCGAATAAACCCCATTGCTGCCAGATCTGTCAGGAGGCCGGCTTGACCGGGCGCGCGGCGAGCGGCCTGCTGTCGGCGGGGAGGAACGCCGAATGGCTGCCTGGTACGACCGTCACATCCTGCCGAGACTGCTGTGCTGCGCGTGCGGCGCGCCGTCTATCCGCGAGCAACGGGTCCGGATCGTGCCCCAGGCCAGGGGCCGGGTGCTGGAGCTGGGGATCGGCGGCGGCCTGAACCTGGCCTTCTACGATCCCGCCGCCGCGACCAGCGTGACCGGCGTCGATCCCTCGCCCGAGCTGCGCGCGATCGCCGAGGCCGCGCCGCGACCCCAGGGCCTGGCCGTCGAGATCGCCGCCGGCGAGGCCGAGCGCCTGCCGTTCGCCGACGCCAGTTTCGACACCGTGGTCTGCACCTTCACCCTGTGCTCGGTCCGCTCGACGGCCGCCGTGCTGTCCGAGACACGGCGGGTGTTGCGGCCAGACGGCCGGTTCCTGTTCTGCGAGCACGGCCTGTCGCCCGACGATGGCGTGGTCCGCTGGCAGAGGCGCCTGGAGCCGATCTGGACCCGCCTGGCCGGCGGCTGCCACCTGACCCGACCGGTCTCGGCGGCGATCGAAACGGCAGGCTTCGCGCTGGGCGAGACCCGGCGCTTCTACCTGGACAAGGTCCCCCGCCCGATGGGCTGGTGCGAGCAGGGCGTGGCCCGGCCCGCCTAGAGGCCGTTCAGCACCCGCTCCACCCAGGCCGGCACGACCTCGCTGGCCGGCCCATAGTGCTTCTCGCCGAAGACATAGGCGTTGGCCGAGGGCTCCAGATTGATCTCGCAGGTCGCGACGCCCATCGCCCGCGCCTCGGTGACGAAGCCGGCGGCCGGGTAGACCGAACCCGAGGTGCCGATCGAGACGAAGAGGTCGGCCTCGGCCAGGGCGTCCTCGATGGCGTCCATGTGGAGCGGCATTTCGCCGAACCAGACCACGTGGGGCCGCGCCCCGCCGTCGCGACCGCAGGCCTCGCACACGGCCTCGGCGGTCAGCGGGCCCGGATCGGGGCGCAGGGCCTGGCAGTGGGCGCAGCGGGTCACGGCCAGTTCGCCGTGCATGTGGACCACGCGCCGGGAGCCCGCCTTCTCGTGCAGGTCGTCGACATTCTGGGTGCAGAGCCACAGGTCGCCGCCGCGCGCCGCCAGGGCGGCCTCCAGCCGCGCCAGAGCGACGTGGGCGGCATTCGGCGAGGCCTCGGCCAGGTTGGCGCGGCGGGCGTTGTAGAAGGCGCGGACCTTGGCCGGATCCCGGGCGAACCCCTCCGGCGTGGCGACCTCCGAGAGGTCGTACCGGGTCCACACCCCGTCCTTGTCGCGGAAGGTGCCCAGGCCGCTCTCGGCCGAAATCCCGGCCCCGGTCAGCACGAAGATCTTCATTCCGTTCACCAACTTAAGTTTCGTCGCAAACCTGACGCCTCCGTCATTTTTAATTTGACCAACGTCAAGAGTTGAGTTGACAGTGTTCAGATAGCCGAAGACCCGCGCAAGACGGGCTCGGCACGACGGACGTCGCACGGCCATAGGGAGCGCCGACATGACCGACAAGAACATCACCAAGGACGCCATGTACGACGCGGTCGCGCCGGACGACTTCGAGTCGATGCTCGAACTCGACCGCTACGGCAACCGCTCCAGCGCCTTCGACAAGATCATCTCGGCCACCCACGACCACTTCTGGGATCCGCTGGACAAAGCCTATATCGACTTCGACGAGCCGTTCGACATGGAGAACCAGGCCCTGGTTCCCGAGGATCTCGTGATCGCCCTGTCGACAGACTACGTCTCCGACCACCTTTCCGACCCCAAGCAGCGCATCCGCTTCATCAACCAGTCGGTGCTGCGCAGCTTCTCGTCGATCCTGCATGGCGAGCAGGGCGCGCTGAACCTGTCGGCCAGCCTGTGCCACGTGCTCAAGGACCAGGGCGCGCAGGAATACGCCGCCAACCAGACGCGCGAGGAAGCCCGCCACGTCACGGCCTTCGCCAAGTACATCAAGGCCCGCTGGGGCAAGCCGGTCGAATGCGGCCCGGCGCTGAAGACCCTGCTGGTCGAGATCATCGGCGCGCCCGAGGTCTACAAGAAGATCATCGGCATGCAGATGCTGGTCGAGGGCCTGGCCATGGGCGCCTTCGCCACCTTCTTCAACCAGATCCATGATCCGGTGGGCAAGAAGCTGCTGCAGCTGGTGATGACCGACGAGGCCTTCCACCACAAGTTCGGGAAGATCTGGGCCGACCGTACGGTGCCGAAGCTCTCGGCCGAGGAGCACGCCATCATCGAGGACTGGGCGGCGCACTGCTTCCAGACCCTGCTGTTCAATCTGGTCTCACCGCACCAGCAGCTGGATCTCTACGCCGAATTCGGCCTGGATCCGGACAAGGTGGTCGAGGAGTACGGAAAGATCATGACCGACGACCTGCGTCGGGAGAACATGAAGGAGCAGACCAACATCTTCCGGGTGCTGGTCAAGACTCTGCTCAACGCCGGCATCATCACCGACCGCACCAAGGCGTTCTACGCCATGTATGTCGACCTCGAGGAGCTGAAGAGCGAGGGCGAGCGGATGGTCGGCGACGACATCGCCGAGGAAGGCATCCGCCACCTGCAGGCCATCAACTTCAAGAACCGTCCCACGGCCGCGATCAATATCGCGGCCGAGTAGAAGAGAAGGCTGGCCGCGATCAACATCGCGGCCGAATAGGAATCCCACCGCCTGCCTAGGCGCGCACCGCCCCGCCGGAACCCCGGCGGGGCGGTCGTCGTTTCTGGCGTCCCGCGCCCATCCGATGAACGTCCGCGGCCGTATCCTCTCCGCCAACCGCTTCCGGAGGTTCCATGCGCACCGCCCTGCTCGCTCTGCCCCTCTTCCTCGCGCTCGGCGCCTGCGTCTCGGGTCCGAGCGGCAATCCCAAGCCGCCGCAGCCGGCCAAGAGCGTCGAGCTCGATCGCTACCTGGGCCGGTGGTACGAGGTCGCCCGCTACGACATGCGGTTCGAGAAGGGCTGCGAGGGCGTCACCGCCGACTATTCTAAACGCCCCGACGGCCTGATCCGCGTCGTGAACACCTGTCGCCAGGGCGCGGTCGACGGCCCGATCAAGGCCAGCGAGGGCAAGGCCAAGGTCGTGGACACCGCCACCAACGCCAAGCTGAAAGTCAGCTTCTTCGGTCCATTCTGGGGCGACTACTGGGTCCTGGACCACGCCGACGACTACAGCTGGTCGATCGTCGGCGAGGGCTCGGGCCGCTATCTGTGGCTGCTGTCGCGCGAGCTCCCGACCGAGGCCGACCGCGCGGCCCTGACCGCGCGCGCCAAGGCGCTGGGCTATGACACGGCGATGCTGCGGCAGACCAAGCAGCCGAAAGGCTAGGCGCCCTTCACCACCGCCGCCACCACCCGGTTGACGGGCTCGCGCCCGGCCTCGATCTCGGCGAGGCTGGCCAGGGTCGTGCTGGCGATCGCGCCCAGGGCCTCCTCGGTGAGGAAGGCCTGGTGGCCGGTGATCAGCACGTTCGGGAAGGTCAGCAGACGCTGGAACACGTCGTCCTGAATGATCTCGTTGGAGAGATCCTCGAAGAACAGGTCGGCTTCCTGCTCGTAGACGTCCAGGGCCACGCCGCCGACCTTGCGCGATTTCAGCCCCTCGATCAGCGCGTTGGTGTCGATCAGGGCGCCGCGGCTGGTGTTGACGATCAGGACCCCGGGCCGGGCGTCGGCGATCACCCGGGCGTCGATCAGGTGGCGGGTCGCGGGCGTCAGGGGACAATGCAGCGAGATCAGGTCGGCCTCGCGCAGCAGCGTCTCGACCGGGACGTAGCGGACGCCGGCCGCGACCAGTTCGGGATCCTGATGGACGTCGCTGGCCAGGACCTCGCAGCCGAAGCCGATCCGCAGCATCCGCGCGACCAGGGCGCCGATGCGGCCGGTTCCGACCACCCCGGCGACGCGGCCCGACAGGTTGCGGCCGATCAGGCCGTCCAGCGCGAAATTGTTCTCGCGAACCCGGCTCCAGGCCCGGGGGATGTTGCGATCGACGGCCAGGATCAGGCCCAGGGTGAACTCGGCCACCGCCTCGGGCGAATAGGCCGGCACGCGCACCACCGTGACGCCCAGGGCCTCGGCGGCGTCGAGATCGACATTGTTGTAACCGGCGCAACGCAGGGCGACCGTCCGGACCCCGACGGCGGCGAGGGCCTCCAGCGCGGCGGCGTCCAGCCGGTCGTTGACGAAGACGCAGACCGCCGGATAGCCGCCGGCCAGCCGCGCGGTCGTCGCATCGAGGCGGGCGTCGAAATAGTCGATCTCGTGCCCGAACGCGCCATTAGCCGCGTCCAGGAACCGGCGGTCATAGGCCTTGGCCGAAAAGACGGCGATGCGCATCGTGCTTCCCCTGTTCCCCCCCTGTTGAACAGCCGCGGGGCTGAGCGCGCAACTCCGTAAAAGACCGCCCGAAAGACACACATGTCCCTCCGGCTTGATCCGCGAACAAAGCTGGAACATGATGACGTCGTGGACGTAATCATCGAATTTCAGAGCCGCCCAGAGACCACACGCCCGGAGACCACCCTGGCCGTGACGCGGGGCGCCGCGCGGCTGCTGGTCGACCTGGGCTACGCGCCACTGGCCGAGGTGACCCTGCCCAACGGGCGGCGGGCCGACCTGATGGCGCTGGGTCCGAAAGGCGATGTGCTGATCGTCGAGGTGAAGTCAGGGCTGGAGGACTTCCGGGTCGATCGGAAGTGGGGTGAGTACGCGCCTTATTGCGACGCCTTCTATTTCGCCGTGGCGCCGCACTTTCCCGAAGGGATCCTGCCGGACGAGCCGGGGCTGGTCGTCGCCGACAGCTTCGGCGGCGCGGTCGTGCGCGAGGCGCCGGTCACCCCCCTGGCGCCGGCGCGTCGCAAGGCGCTGACGCTGGCCTTCGCCCGCCTCGCGGCCTTGCGGGCCGCGGGCGTGAACGCCGAACGGCTGACGCTGTAGCTAGTCCAGGTTCCGGGCGATCAGGAAGCCGACGCCCAGGCCGATGGCGAAGGCGCCCAGGGCCACGCCCATCGGATGGTCCTCGGCGACATGGTGGGCCACCTGGGCCTTGTCGCGGGTCCAGGCCGCGCCGACCTTGGCCTTCTCGGTCGCGAAGGTGCGGGTCTGCTGGGCCACCTCAGTGGCGGTCTCGCGCGCCGACTTCACGGCTTTGCTGACCGCTTCCTTTGCCTGCTTGGTCTTTTCGGCGGTCGTCTTCTTCGCGCCGTCCAGCGCGGCGGCGGCGGATGAGGTGTCGGGAGTGAAGCTGCTGATGTCGGTCATGGGGGGAGGCTCCTCGGCTTGACCCCGTACCAACTCATCCGGAGCCGTTTAGTTCTCCCGCACCACCTTCAAAACCGCTTCGCCGTAGCGATCCAGCTTGCCCTGACCCACCCCGCCGGCCTTGCCGAGGGCCGCCAGGCTGCCGGGCCGGGCGGCGGCGATCTCGGCCAGGGTGGCGTCGTGGAAGATGACATAGGGCGGCACGTGCTGCAGCTGCGCCTGCTCCTTGCGCCACGACCGCAGGGCCTCGAACAGCACCTGGTTCTCGGCGGGGATGGTCAGGGCCTTGCCCTCGCGGCGCTTGCGGGCGCTGCTGGCGCGGCCGGTCTCGGGGACCTCGGCCATCTGGCGCAGGGCCACGCGGCGCTCGCCGCGATAGACCTGGCGCACGCCCTCGACGTCGCCCAGGCCGATCAGCGGCCGGCCTTCATTGGGATCCTCGCGCAGCAGGCCCTCGAAGATCAGGGTGTCGAACAGGTCGCGCCAGACTGGCTGGCTGAACTCGCGGCCGATGCCGAAGGTCGGCAGCTGGGCCTCCTGCGGCGTGACGTCCTTGGTCTTGCCCAAGAGATGGTCGATCAGCCGCCCGCGCCCGAACCGGCCGCCCATGCGGTGGACGGCCGACAGGGCCTTCTGGGCCGCCTCGGTGGCGTCGATCCCGGTCGGCGGCGCGACGCAGACGTCGCAGACCCCGCAGCGGGCCACGCCCTCCTCGCCGAAATAGCGGCGGACGGCGGCGGCGCGGCAGGTGACGCCCTCCAGCATCGAGTAGAACTGGCGCAGCTTGCGCGATTGGACCTGCTTGACCTCGTCGGGGGCCTCGCGCGTCTCGATGCGGCGGCCCGCCCAGGCCATGTCGGCCGAGCCGTACAGGGTGATGCCCTCGGCCGGCTGGCCGTCGCGGCCGGCGCGGCCGACCTCCTGCCAATAGGCCTCGATGGCGGCCGGCGGGTCAGCGTGGATCACGAAGCGGACGTCGGGCTTGTCGACGCCCATGCCGAAGGCGATCGTCGCCACCATCACCGCGGCGTCGGCTTCGAGAAAGTCCTCCAGCCGGCGAGCGCGGACGGCCTTGTCCAGGCCGGCGTGGTAGGCCAGGGCCGGCACGCCCTCGGCGTTCAGCTTCTCGGCCAGCTTTTCGGTGCTGTCGCGGCTGCCGGCATAGACGACGCCGGCCCGGCCGGGGCGCTCCAGCACGAGCTCGACCACCCGGTCGTGCCCCTTGCCGCGCTTGCGCTCGGCGCTGAGCGCCAGCTCGGGGCGGGCGAAGCTGTCGACAAACTCGGCCGCGCCCTGCAGGCGCAGTTCGGCGCGGATGTCGTCGCGGGTCCGGGCGTCGGCGGTGGCGGTGACGGCCAGGCGCGGCACGTCGGGGAACAGCTCGGCCAGCCGCCCCAGCATCCGGTATTCGGGCCGGAAGTCGTGGCCCCACTGGCTGACGCAGTGGGCCTCGTCGACGGCGATCAGGGCCAGCGGCGTGCGGCCCAGGCGATCCAGCATCCACGGCTGCATCAGGCCCTCGGGCGACAGGTACAGCATATCGACCTCGCCGGCGTCGATGCGCCGCCAGATGTCGCTGCGCTCGTCCAGCGAGATGTTGCTGTCCAGCCGCTCGGCCGCCACACCCGCCTGGCGCAGGCCCTGGACCTGGTCGGCCATCAGGGCGATCAGCGGCGAGATCACCAGGCCCACCCCCGGCCGGATCAGCGACGGTATCTGGTAGCACAGGCTCTTGCCGCCGCCGGTCGGCAGCACGGCCATGGCGCTGTGGCCGGCCAGGATCTCGTTGATCACCCCGGCCTGCATCCCCCGGAAATCGGCGTGGCCGAACGTGCGCCGCAGGACGTCGCGAGCGTGGTCGAGCTCTGGAGAATCGGGAGGAACGTACACGGCCGCTCTTTTGGCAGCCTCGGACGGCTTGGCCAAGTGTTGGAGGGCCGAGGGCGTCATGGTCGGTCGCCGCTCCATGGACTCAATTTCAGGTAGCAATATGGCCCGAGCGAACCTTCGCCACAAGCACGCCTTAAGGATCGTTCACGTCTCGTCAATCTTGTCGCGCGTTGTGTGGGCATCGGCTAAACGGAACGCGCTCGAGACCTCGCGCGCGCAGGATACAGGACGACCATGGCGAACGGACCCTTCGGCGGGAACAAGGCGGCCAGGCCGCAACGGACCCCGCTTCAGGCCCTTGTCTACTGGGGGACTGTCCTGGGCGTCTGGGGCCTGATCTTCGTCGTCGCCTTCTTCGCCGTGTTCGCCAGCGACCTGCCCGACACGTCCAAGCTCTACGACGTCAAGCGCCAGCCCTCGATCAACTATCTGGATCGCTCGGGCGCCCTGCTGGCCGTGCGCGGCAGCCAGTACGCGCCGCCGGTCGACATCGACGCCCTGCCCAAGTACGTGCCGGCCGCCTTCGTGGCCATCGAGGACCGCCAGTTCTACCACCACTTCGGCTTCAACCCCTGGGGCATCGCCCGCTCGCTGGTGTGGAACGCCACCCATGACGGCGGCCCCCAGCGCGGCGGCTCGACCATCACCCAGCAGCTGGCGCGGAACCTGTTCCTCAGCCCGGCCCAGAACTATCGCCGCAAGGCCCAGGAGCTGATCCTGGCCGTGTGGCTGGAGATGAAGTTCTCCAAGAAGCAGATCCTGGCCCTCTATATGAACCGGGTCTATTTCGGGGCTGGCGCCTACGGGATCGAGGCCGCCTCGCAGCGCTATTTCAACAAGCCCGCCAAGGACCTGTCGATCGGCGAAGCGGCCCTGCTGGCCGGCATGATGAAGGGCCCGGCCCGCTATTCGCCGGTCTCGGCCAAGGAGCGCGCCGCCCGCCGCGCCACCATCGTCCTGGACGAGATGGTGCGCATCAAGGCCATCACGCCCGAGCAGCGCGACCAGGCCTTCAGCACCCCGGTGCAGGTCTCGGCCACCCTGGCCAACCAGCGCGCCCAGTACTTCACCGACTATATCGACGCCCAGGTCCGCTCGCTGGTTGGCGAACCGACCGAGGACCTCGTCGTCGAGACCACCCTGGACCTGCCGATCCAGGTCTCGGCCGAGCGCGCCGTGAAGCTGGGCGTCGAGGGTCATGGCGCCCAAGGCGTGCAGCAGGCGGCCCTGGTCGCCATCGACGGGGAAGGCCGCATCCGCGCCTATGTCGGCGGCGCCGACTACGCCGACAGCCAGTTCGACCGCGCCACCACGGCCCGCCGCCAGGCCGGCTCGGCCTTCAAGCCGTTCGTCTACCTGACCGCCATGGAGCAGGGCCGCACGCCCGCCGTCATGGTCGTCGACGAGCCGATCAAGATCGGCAACTGGGAGCCCCGCAACTACACCGGCAAGTACCTGGGTCCCATGACCCTGCAGACGGCCCTGGCCCAGTCGATCAACACGGTCGCCGCGCGCCTGGCCAACGAGGTCGGCACCAGCAACGTCGCCGCCACGGCCCGTCGCCTGGGCATCACCAGCAAGATCCAACTGGACCCGTCGATGGCCCTGGGCGCGGTCGAGGTCAGCCCCATGGAAATGGCCCAGGCCTACGCCCCGTTCTCGAACGGCGGCTTCCTGGCCAAGGGCTACGGCATCGAGCGCATCCGCACCGCCAGCGGCAAGGTGCTCTACGACCACGGCGTCGAGAAGGCCGAGCGCTCGGCGGTGATCGGCTCGCCGGCCCTGCAGTACATGAACCAGATGATGCGCGAGGTCGTCGCCTCGGGCACGGGCGCCCGCGCCAAGGTCGGCGGCTACGACATCGCCGGCAAGACCGGCACGACCAGCGACTACAAGGACGCCTGGTTCGTCGGCTACACCGGCGGCTTCGTCACCGCCGTCTGGACCGGCAAGGACGACAACACCGCGATGAAGCGGGTCACCGGCGGCGGCGCCCCGGCCGAGATCTGGCGCACGTTCATGACCGCCACCCTGCCCCGCCTGAAGGCCACCCCCATCCCGGGCGGCATGGTCGAGCCTCCGCCCTCGACGGACCCGATCGGCGACCTGATCGACCCGTCGACCACGCCCGAAGGCCCGGCGGCCGAAACCCCCGGCGGCGCTCCGCCGCCAGCGGACCAGCTGCCTTACTGAGATCCAGGATCCCCCAAAGCGGGAGGATTTTCAGACACTAGGCCCCGATCGCGTGAAGCTCCGCCGCGTGGGCCCGGAGCCACGCGCGGTGCGGCGCGGGATTACCCGCCAGCTGCTCGCACAGCGCCCAGAACCTCGGGCCGTGGTTGGCCTCGATCAGGTGGGCGCATTCGTGGGCGGCGACATAGTCGGCCACCGCCGCCGGCGCCAGGATCAGTCGCCAGCTATAGCGGATCGCCGCGGGCGCCCTCGGCGTCGCGGGCCGGCACGAGCCCCAGCGGGCCTTCGGGTCGGCGACGGCCACCGAAGGCATCGGGCGGCCCAGGGCCGAAGCGTGGACGGCGGTGCGTTCGGTCAGCACGGCCAGCGCCTCGCGCTTGGCCAGCCGGATGACCTTCATCCCCCAGTTGGCGTCGTCGGGCGCGACGATGCGCCCCTCCTCGAGACGGGCGCGGCCGGGGCCGACCTCCAGGCGATAGGGCCGGTCGTTCAGGCGCAGGATCCCGCCCGGCGCCAGGCTCATCCGCTCGGGCAGGGCGGCCAGCTGCTTGGCGATCCAGCCGGACTTCTCCTGAGCGAAGGCCACGGCCTCGTTCAGGCGGCGAGGGCTGGGGGCCAGGGCGACGATCTCGGACTTGGCGCGGTCGACGCGCAGCGAGACGCGTCGCGCCCGGCCGTCCACCCGCAGGCGAACGGGCCAGCCGCCGATCTCCAGTCGATCACCGTCGGAAAAGCGTTGGGCCGAGCGCGCGAACATCAGTCGCTAAGATCGTGTGCGTCGAGGTTCGCCGCAAGGCGGCGGATCAGGCCCCGCCCCCGAAATTCGGATCGCACTTGAGGATGAACGATCGCACGCGCGGATAGATCTCCTCGCGGAACCGGCGGCCGTTGAACACGCCGTAGTGGCCGACGCCGGGCTGGACATAGTCCAGCTTCAGGTCCTCAGGGATGTTCGGGCACAGGCCGTGGGCGGCCTGGGTCTGGCCGATGCCGGAGATGTCGTCGTTCTCGCCCTCGACCGTCATCAGGCCGATGTCGGTGATGGCCTCAGGCTTCACCCGCGCGCCGCGATGCATCAGCTCGCCCTTGGGCAGCAGGTACTGCTGGAAGACGATGTCGATGGTCTGGAGATAGAACTCCTCGGTCAGGTCCAGGACCGACAGGTACTCGTCGTAGAACTCCAGGTGCTTGTCGGCGCTGTCGCCGTCGCCTTTCACCAGGTCGTCGAAATAGCGCTTGTGGGCCTCCTGGTGGCGCTCAGCATTCATGCTCATGAAGCTGGCCAGCTGGACGAACCCCGGATAGACGCGCCGGCCCGCGCCCGCATAGGGCGGCGGCACCGTGTAGATCATGTTCGACTGGAACCAGGTGAACGGCTTTTCCTCGGCCAGCTGGTTGGTCACGGTCGGCGACAAGCGCGCGTCGATCGGCGAGCCCATGAAGGTCATGCTGGCCGGGCGCGAGGGATGGTTCTGCTCGGCCATCAGGGCGGCGGCGGCCAGGACCGGCGGACCGGGCTGGCAGACGGCCACGACATTAGGGCGCGGCCCCAGCACGGCCAGCATCTGGACGATGTGGTCGATATAGTCGTGGAAGTCGAAGCGGCCCTCCAGGACCGAGACCTCGCGGGCGTTGACCCAGTCGACGATGAACACCGCGTGGTCGGGCAGGAAGGCCTCGACCGTGCCGCGCAACAAGGTCGCGTAGTGACCTGAAAGGGGAGCGACGATCAGCACGGCGGGGTCGAGGCTGAACTTGCCGGCCCGGCGCATGTCGGCCATGTCGCGGTCGAACTGGATGAGGCGCGCCCAGGGGCTCTCCCAGACCACGGTGGGACGGACGCGCACGTCGACCTGGCCGACCTTGACCGTGTCGATGTTCCACTTCGGCTTGCCATAGCGCCGGGTGACGTTGGCGAAAAGATCCGCGCCGGCGTGCATGCGCCGGCCCAGGGCCGTGTCCGCAGCCGGATTCAGCGGCGATCCCCAGAAGTCCCGGGCCGCCCGCGCCGCGAGGCGCATCGGAGTGGAGGCGTAGTAAGCCGCCTCGTGTAGGGCGTAAAGCATGGCGCATCCGCGATGTTGCAGCGCAACATAACACGCTCACGCCTAACAGAGTCTACCTTTTCGAGACTTTTTGCGTCGCGTCATGGCGTCGCTCGCGCGCTCGCTCTTCGGGCGAGGGGAAGAAGGGAGAAGCTCTACCCCTCGCGCATCGCGTCCGAGATTCGGCGAGCGATGTCCTCGGGCGGCAGGTTGTAGGGGATCACCGTCTTGAAGCGGCCCTTGGGGTCCATCAGGTAGATCGCCGTCGAGTGGTCCATGGTGTAGCCGGGACCGTCGCCGACCTTGGCGTAGTAGACCTTATAGGCCTTGGCCGCGGCCTTGACCTGCTCTTCCGTACCGGTCAGGCCGATCGTCGATTTGGGGATGTAGTCGGCCGACAGATAGGTCTTCATCTGCTGGGGCGTGTCGCGCGCCGGGTCGATCGAGATGAAGACGATCTGCAATTTGTCGGCCTTGGGACCCAGTTGCTCCGTCGCCGCCGACAGGGCCTGCAGCGTGCCGGGGCAGACGTCCGGGCAATAGGTGAAGCCGAAGAACACCGCGCTCCACTTGCCCTTCAGCACCTTTTCGGTCGCCGGGGTGTTGTTCTGGTCGACCAGCTGGAACGGCCCGCCGACCGCGGCGACCGGTTCCGACTTGAAGACTCCCGCATTCCACGCCAGGCCCGCGGTCACCGCAAGGCCCAGGACGCAGGCCAGGATCAGAACGAGGCGGTGACGAGGCATGTGCGTTTCATCCTTTTGCGGCCGCCCGATCTTTTCACTCTCGCCAGGCGGGAGATTATGGTCAATCTTGCGGTCATGACCGACGTTTCGTTCGCGAGAGCGCCCGACGATCAACGTCATAAGGGGCTCGATAAGCCGGGCGAAGAACCGGCGCAAGACGACGCCTGGTCCTGGACCGCGCCCGGGCTTCGCCGTGGACGCTTAAGGGTCCGAACCCTTCTGGCGCAGCGCTGGCTGTCGGTGGTGGGCCAGACCGCCGTGTTGCTGGTCGCCGGCCTTGCGCTCAAGCTGCAGGTGCCGTGGGCGCTGTGCTTCACCCTGATCGCCCTGTCGGCGTGGCTGAATGTCCTGCTGGGCCTGGCGTCCAGCGGTCAGCGCCTGGCGCGCGACGGCGAAGCC
Encoded proteins:
- a CDS encoding SCO family protein codes for the protein MPRHRLVLILACVLGLAVTAGLAWNAGVFKSEPVAAVGGPFQLVDQNNTPATEKVLKGKWSAVFFGFTYCPDVCPGTLQALSAATEQLGPKADKLQIVFISIDPARDTPQQMKTYLSADYIPKSTIGLTGTEEQVKAAAKAYKVYYAKVGDGPGYTMDHSTAIYLMDPKGRFKTVIPYNLPPEDIARRISDAMREG
- a CDS encoding polyhydroxyalkanoate depolymerase — its product is MLYALHEAAYYASTPMRLAARAARDFWGSPLNPAADTALGRRMHAGADLFANVTRRYGKPKWNIDTVKVGQVDVRVRPTVVWESPWARLIQFDRDMADMRRAGKFSLDPAVLIVAPLSGHYATLLRGTVEAFLPDHAVFIVDWVNAREVSVLEGRFDFHDYIDHIVQMLAVLGPRPNVVAVCQPGPPVLAAAALMAEQNHPSRPASMTFMGSPIDARLSPTVTNQLAEEKPFTWFQSNMIYTVPPPYAGAGRRVYPGFVQLASFMSMNAERHQEAHKRYFDDLVKGDGDSADKHLEFYDEYLSVLDLTEEFYLQTIDIVFQQYLLPKGELMHRGARVKPEAITDIGLMTVEGENDDISGIGQTQAAHGLCPNIPEDLKLDYVQPGVGHYGVFNGRRFREEIYPRVRSFILKCDPNFGGGA